From Bacillus oleivorans, a single genomic window includes:
- a CDS encoding FAD-dependent oxidoreductase — protein sequence MCFLKRELEFDVVVAGGGPAGINAAIASGRTGAKTLLIERYGFLGGMSTIALVYPWMTFHTSSGKQVIKGIAQEIVERLIKQGGSPGHLRDTVGFTYTVTPYHPEKYKLLALEMLEEAGVEVLVHSFADQVEVEGIQITSIKLTTKSGPITVSAKRFVDTTGDADIAFLSGAPCFKGRDHDHKTQPMTMKFRMRGVDLAKVKAAMKANPRNFYKKTPIDELDELPLTGVQGFYKEWNESGVPINRDQVLFFAGPEEDEVLVNCTRVQGLDGTDVFDLSQGEKEGRKQVLMMAEFLQRKIPGFEKASISAVGTQIGIRETRRIDGQYALTIEDVVSGRKFEDTIALSGYPIDIHDPTGKGVQANDIQGDGSYGIPYRCLLPKQIENLLVAGRCISTTHEALATTRLTPSAMATGQAAGTAAALSITENVPPKNLNINKLKAILLEDGAVL from the coding sequence ATGTGTTTTTTGAAGAGAGAACTTGAATTTGATGTCGTGGTGGCAGGGGGAGGTCCTGCCGGCATTAATGCAGCGATCGCTTCTGGCCGAACGGGAGCTAAAACACTTCTCATTGAAAGATATGGATTTTTAGGCGGGATGTCTACAATAGCTCTCGTCTATCCATGGATGACCTTTCACACGTCATCCGGAAAACAGGTCATTAAAGGAATCGCTCAAGAAATTGTCGAACGGCTGATAAAGCAAGGAGGTTCACCCGGACATCTTCGTGATACTGTCGGTTTTACATATACCGTAACACCGTATCATCCTGAAAAATATAAGCTGTTAGCTTTAGAGATGCTGGAGGAAGCGGGAGTTGAAGTACTGGTTCATAGCTTTGCCGATCAGGTTGAAGTGGAAGGGATCCAGATTACATCTATTAAACTGACAACAAAATCAGGTCCGATTACGGTTTCGGCCAAGCGATTTGTGGATACAACCGGTGATGCAGATATTGCCTTTTTGTCTGGAGCCCCATGTTTTAAAGGTAGAGATCACGATCACAAAACACAGCCGATGACGATGAAGTTTCGCATGCGAGGCGTGGATCTGGCCAAGGTAAAGGCAGCTATGAAAGCCAACCCAAGAAATTTTTATAAAAAGACTCCGATTGATGAATTGGATGAGCTGCCGCTAACCGGTGTCCAGGGCTTTTATAAAGAATGGAATGAATCAGGCGTTCCAATCAATCGCGACCAAGTCCTCTTTTTTGCCGGTCCTGAAGAAGATGAGGTGCTGGTGAACTGTACCCGTGTGCAAGGGTTGGATGGAACGGATGTATTTGATCTGAGCCAAGGGGAAAAGGAAGGCAGAAAGCAAGTCCTGATGATGGCTGAGTTTTTACAAAGGAAAATTCCGGGTTTTGAAAAAGCGTCGATTTCAGCGGTCGGCACACAAATTGGAATCAGGGAAACCCGACGGATTGATGGACAATATGCCCTGACAATAGAAGATGTCGTTTCAGGCAGAAAGTTTGAGGATACGATTGCGCTAAGCGGCTACCCAATTGACATACATGACCCAACTGGCAAAGGCGTGCAAGCCAATGACATTCAAGGAGATGGAAGCTACGGGATACCATACCGATGTCTCTTACCAAAGCAAATCGAAAATTTATTAGTAGCGGGGAGGTGTATCTCAACCACACACGAGGCACTAGCAACAACAAGATTAACGCCCAGTGCAATGGCAACCGGCCAAGCTGCCGGAACCGCTGCCGCACTCTCCATCACAGAAAACGTCCCACCAAAAAACCTAAATATCAACAAACTCAAAGCTATTCTACTTGAAGATGGAGCAGTTCTTTGA
- a CDS encoding DUF4127 family protein produces MRFKKYIVFHRFFILLVITSLVILILPHKNFFASESEQSLGEISLVPLDDRPFNVYTPKMISKIGGFQVNTPDKELLGKYFTPGNSTLIGEWWMKDSDKTSSSVVAIPMLAYGGLINSRYGNVSLETARDNLQIIKDYKEQYPDKKLYAYDTLTRLTISPTRDYPGNYAGEIREWSILKDEIENLGMNDDERVQRYNELTALIPEELIEDYLKTRKRNFEINNLMIEWVKEGYIDFLIIGQDDAEPYGLHRPEHEALKERISELNLEDKIVIMPGADVVGSLLVTKLMLEELNVNPKVFVEYSRIHGDDWIAPYQNIPYSSLIQNYVNILGGKIVSKIEEADIVLMANTAGVEQIDSFAEKIYEYIGRGYHVTIGDDAIAGVSDQELISLLKERIKFSSLYGYSGWNIGVSITQSFARFGLMESVKQGQLNILERSAKSHLELLLESLAHEEAYRNHIRDDTRKLAETLGDDPQNILNNFDMVNNYAVTQTAPLANKWYENHFYDENIKLGGNSNIIGTVTSLSKWEMYLPWNRYQELAVFPELDLTLSPSHKHSLVRNTPLPYHSVASIGDEIQEVKVLVTNEHNQPIKGTISLGLPEGWSTHTSDLNSFLLEPNEGIEMSFIVNIPNDVTPNQTYELMSNLSYYLIRGNGYSPNITEKHSSKAFYITPQHINYALQSEGGIATASSSFNAYTPELAIDGNSTNIRSRWISEKEDVNWLQVSFPKERLINNVKFIGYNGYPINDYKIQVLQNDRWIEVASVTGNSEVIVEHTFNSIEAEAVRLWITKTRDKQARIYELEVYKK; encoded by the coding sequence ATGAGATTTAAAAAATATATCGTATTTCATAGGTTTTTCATTCTACTAGTTATCACATCTCTAGTTATTTTGATCTTACCTCATAAGAATTTTTTTGCTTCAGAATCAGAGCAGTCCTTAGGTGAAATTTCATTAGTTCCATTGGATGATAGACCGTTTAATGTTTATACTCCAAAAATGATTTCAAAGATCGGTGGATTTCAAGTTAATACTCCCGATAAGGAGTTATTAGGAAAATACTTTACGCCTGGAAATAGTACCCTTATTGGAGAATGGTGGATGAAGGATTCGGATAAAACTTCCTCATCTGTTGTAGCAATTCCCATGTTAGCTTATGGTGGATTAATTAATTCTAGGTACGGGAATGTCTCACTAGAAACAGCTAGGGATAATCTGCAGATTATTAAAGACTATAAAGAACAATACCCCGATAAAAAACTATATGCCTATGACACACTTACAAGATTAACAATCTCACCAACAAGAGACTATCCAGGAAACTATGCTGGTGAAATAAGGGAGTGGTCCATTCTTAAGGATGAAATTGAAAATCTGGGAATGAACGATGACGAACGTGTTCAAAGGTATAATGAGCTAACAGCTTTGATACCTGAAGAATTAATAGAAGATTACTTAAAAACTCGCAAACGGAATTTTGAAATAAATAACTTAATGATTGAATGGGTAAAGGAAGGTTACATTGATTTCTTGATTATTGGTCAGGATGATGCAGAACCGTATGGCTTACATCGCCCAGAGCACGAAGCTTTAAAAGAAAGGATTAGCGAATTAAACCTAGAGGATAAAATAGTTATCATGCCTGGTGCAGATGTTGTAGGATCGCTGCTAGTAACAAAACTTATGCTAGAAGAATTAAACGTGAATCCAAAAGTTTTCGTTGAATATTCACGAATTCATGGAGATGATTGGATAGCTCCCTATCAAAATATTCCTTACAGCTCACTTATTCAAAACTATGTGAACATTCTAGGAGGAAAAATCGTTAGTAAGATTGAAGAAGCAGATATAGTTCTTATGGCTAATACGGCCGGTGTTGAACAAATTGACTCTTTTGCTGAAAAAATCTATGAATATATTGGAAGAGGCTATCATGTTACCATAGGTGATGATGCGATAGCAGGGGTTTCTGATCAGGAATTAATCAGTTTATTAAAAGAACGAATAAAATTCTCAAGTTTATATGGGTATTCAGGCTGGAATATTGGTGTTTCCATTACACAATCTTTTGCTAGGTTCGGTTTGATGGAATCGGTAAAACAAGGTCAACTGAATATTTTAGAACGGTCAGCAAAATCTCATCTTGAGCTTTTACTAGAATCATTAGCACATGAGGAAGCCTATCGTAATCATATTCGTGATGATACAAGGAAGCTTGCGGAAACATTAGGTGATGATCCGCAAAACATACTGAATAATTTTGATATGGTGAATAATTATGCTGTCACTCAAACAGCTCCACTTGCTAATAAATGGTATGAAAATCATTTCTATGATGAAAATATTAAGCTCGGAGGAAACAGTAATATTATAGGAACTGTAACTAGCCTATCAAAATGGGAAATGTACCTTCCGTGGAATAGATATCAAGAATTGGCGGTGTTCCCGGAATTAGATTTAACATTATCACCTTCTCATAAACATAGTCTTGTCCGAAATACACCACTTCCTTATCATTCTGTGGCATCGATTGGTGATGAAATACAAGAAGTAAAAGTTCTCGTGACAAATGAACATAATCAGCCTATTAAAGGAACAATTAGTCTAGGACTTCCTGAAGGGTGGAGTACCCATACTTCTGATTTAAATAGTTTTCTTCTTGAACCAAATGAAGGTATAGAAATGTCTTTTATAGTTAATATTCCAAATGATGTGACTCCTAATCAAACCTATGAGCTCATGTCTAACCTAAGCTATTATTTGATAAGAGGAAATGGTTATTCCCCGAATATTACAGAGAAGCATTCTAGTAAAGCTTTTTATATTACTCCACAACATATTAATTACGCTCTCCAATCTGAGGGAGGGATTGCTACTGCAAGCAGCTCTTTTAATGCATATACTCCAGAACTAGCCATTGATGGAAACTCAACAAATATTAGAAGTAGATGGATTTCTGAAAAGGAAGATGTTAATTGGTTACAAGTTAGCTTTCCTAAAGAAAGATTGATTAATAATGTAAAATTTATTGGATATAACGGATACCCAATTAACGATTACAAAATACAAGTTCTGCAAAATGACCGATGGATTGAGGTCGCTTCTGTCACTGGTAACAGCGAAGTAATTGTTGAACATACATTTAATTCCATAGAAGCTGAAGCTGTCCGTCTATGGATTACGAAAACAAGGGATAAACAAGCAAGAATTTATGAACTAGAAGTTTATAAAAAATAG